Proteins encoded in a region of the Spartobacteria bacterium genome:
- a CDS encoding sugar ABC transporter ATP-binding protein, with protein MVEKSVIEVKNISKSFPGVKALEDICFSVKPGTVHVLCGENGAGKSTLMKIINGLYRADGGEIYFNGQKVQITSPIKAAEIGISMIFQELNYTPEMTVEESLFIGHLPKTKLGLVDWKSIRRQTVELLKQENLPYDPEDKLKDLSVSSLQMLEILKAISRDADLIIMDEPTSSIAQKEVEVLFEKIEALRKRGKGIVYISHKMDEIFRIADEISILRDGMIVETRAKENFDIDTVISMMVGRKLSETYPSRKIQLGDNVLEVKDFRGPSGFKNINFNVRAGEIVGFAGLVGAGRTEMVRALFGLDKHDGGTVKLKGEPIQIGRVQDSIKHGIAMLSEDRRRYGLVMIRDIKENVTLSTQERFFYGGRLHTKEERSAVENICDRINVKAPSIDTQVSTLSGGNQQKVVLSKWMLRDPDMLILDEPTRGIDVGAKFEIYKLMSEIVSEGKSIVMVSSELPELIGMCDRIYVMAEGEITGHLEKDEFCQESIMRYAMKM; from the coding sequence ATGGTTGAAAAATCAGTGATCGAGGTGAAAAACATTTCCAAGTCATTTCCCGGGGTGAAGGCGCTTGAGGATATCTGTTTTTCAGTAAAGCCGGGAACGGTTCATGTTTTGTGCGGCGAGAATGGTGCAGGAAAATCCACGTTAATGAAAATCATCAACGGGTTATACCGCGCCGATGGAGGGGAGATTTATTTCAATGGTCAAAAGGTGCAGATCACATCGCCGATAAAGGCTGCAGAAATCGGCATTTCCATGATTTTTCAGGAGTTGAATTACACGCCGGAGATGACCGTTGAAGAAAGTTTGTTTATTGGTCATTTACCTAAAACCAAGCTGGGACTTGTCGATTGGAAGAGCATCCGCAGACAAACCGTTGAACTGCTGAAGCAGGAGAATCTCCCTTACGACCCAGAAGACAAGCTGAAAGACCTTTCGGTTTCAAGCCTCCAAATGCTTGAAATCCTCAAAGCGATATCAAGAGACGCGGATCTCATCATTATGGATGAGCCGACATCCTCGATTGCGCAAAAAGAAGTGGAAGTACTTTTTGAAAAAATTGAAGCGCTTCGAAAACGTGGCAAAGGCATTGTCTATATTTCTCACAAGATGGACGAAATATTCCGCATTGCCGACGAAATATCGATTCTTCGCGACGGAATGATTGTTGAAACGCGTGCAAAGGAAAACTTTGATATTGATACCGTCATATCCATGATGGTTGGCCGCAAGCTGAGCGAAACATATCCGAGTCGGAAAATCCAACTTGGAGACAATGTTTTAGAAGTGAAAGACTTCCGTGGCCCGTCAGGCTTTAAAAATATAAACTTTAATGTCAGAGCAGGTGAAATTGTAGGCTTTGCAGGTTTGGTGGGTGCCGGTCGGACAGAAATGGTGCGTGCTCTTTTCGGTCTCGATAAACATGATGGCGGAACCGTGAAGCTGAAGGGGGAGCCCATTCAAATAGGCCGTGTTCAAGACAGCATTAAGCACGGTATCGCCATGTTGTCAGAAGACAGGCGGCGCTACGGGCTCGTTATGATACGAGACATAAAAGAGAATGTGACCCTCTCGACTCAAGAAAGATTTTTCTATGGAGGAAGGCTCCACACGAAGGAAGAGCGCAGTGCTGTTGAGAATATCTGCGATCGAATCAACGTAAAAGCACCCTCTATTGATACGCAGGTGAGCACACTCAGCGGGGGAAATCAGCAGAAGGTTGTTTTGTCAAAATGGATGTTGCGCGACCCGGATATGCTTATTCTTGATGAGCCGACTAGAGGCATTGATGTGGGAGCCAAGTTTGAGATCTACAAGCTGATGAGTGAAATTGTCAGCGAGGGGAAATCCATTGTAATGGTCTCGTCTGAGCTGCCGGAGCTGATTGGTATGTGTGATCGCATTTACGTCATGGCTGAAGGGGAAATTACAGGGCACCTCGAAAAGGATGAGTTTTGCCAGGAATCCATCATGCGCTATGCGATGAAAATGTAA